GACGCCAATGGACGAAAACATTCCTGTACTGTTGAGAGAAAGAAATCCACCGGAGATAAGGAGAAGCAATCCAAAATAATACATCTCGTTCATGAATTGAGACTGTCACGATATAAGCATTAATCTTGTGGTCGTCAGTTTATTACCTGTCCTGACCGATCATCGTCCTCCGCAGATTGACCTTCGGTTCATACCACATTCGCGCTCTGTATTCAGCACGACCCAGCGAACATCATCGGTACCTGATGGAAATTTCGGCGTTCAGTTTGCACATGTAGCGAACAGTTGGTTCTCACCAAAGTAGACACAGATTATAGTGGTACGACAGAGATAGTAGAATAATTCGCTTCTTTCTCGCAATTTAAGACGTACAATCGCCATTACTGACAGCAACGGCTTCGTCGCCCACGATCCCGGTCCGAGGCAGCGATGACGTCCGGGGTTGGCCGACAGCCAGCGGTCTCTCCTGTACTCATGTCCACCACAGCCCAATCCCTCGGCGAGGGTCAGTATCGCGACGAACCTGAGCGCGTCTTCCGGCGATACGTATTCGAGGATCCTGACTGCTGTTCGTCGTGCTTTCGTCGGATCAAGAGCGATTACATCCGGACCACGTGGGGCTTGACCGGCCACGACGTCGAACCCAAGGCGACGCGCGCCGAGCCGATCCGACGTCACGAAACCGAGGATGACGAAATTGGGCCCGAAGGAATCTGCATCGGCGTACGCCAGGTCGACAACACGGCGATCGCGAAATACCCGGACCGGACGGTCTGCGAGGACTGCGGGGCGATCGCCGGCCGGGCCGACCCGGATCCACTCTCACGAAGAGAGGCGCTCCGTCGAACAGAGAACCTGGCCGATCGACTCCACGAGCTCGGCGAGCCGGTGGACGTAGACACCCTCAAACACGCCGTCGGCCACCTGAAGTCCCTCGAGGAGTTCGCCAGCTACGACACGGAGGTCTTCGAGGCCGCAACGACGGTCTGCATTCGACGGGCTCGGAAGCGATCATGACAGTCCACTCGATCGACGAAGGCCAACCCGTCGAAGTCCGCTTTGCCGGTCGCGACGTCCAGGGCGTCGTCGACGAAGTCCGCTGGCGGCCGTCCTGGAACCAGCCGATCGAGGAAATCGTCGTCGACGCCGATGGCACACGGATCGCGACCGGTCGTGCGAACGTCCAGCTGCAGTGAGCGAATCCCCCATGTGGCCGCGGTCTGGCACCCACCGTGGCTGAAGGGGATATCATCGCTCCCGCTGGATCGCTTCGGGGCGGGTGACACACCGCGACTGACAGACTCCAACGGTTCGTCCCGACTTGCGCCGGGATTCGGCACAAGCCTCCCGGATGGGACCCGGCGCACCCATTTTCATGTACTGATCAAAATGTTCGAAAACGTACCCGATGACGTCGTCTACGTCGGCGGCGTCACGATCGTATCGCTCCTAGTGATCGGCCGACTCTACGCCGGTGAATACTACTTCAACGATCGAGCCCGGTTCTGGAACCCGCTTCGCCGGCACGTCATCCCGCTACTCCACCGGCTGTTTCAGCGCCAGGACGGCGAACTCTACGCCGAGACTCGAGTCCGTGAGTCCGAACTCGTCGACGTCGTCGACCGCCGGCCCGAAGCAGTCCTGGAGGACCTCGCGGCCGCCGGCTACGAACCGAACCCGCTGGCATCACTCGCGACCGACTGGACTGGTAAGACGGAAATCGCCAGTTGGGCACACTACGAAGGCCCGCGACCGTTCCATGGGGCTCCACACTTCCCGAAACCTCGACAGATCCATGTCCGACTCTTCCCTCGCGAGGAGGGGACGGCGATCACCGCTCACGAAGAGGCGAACCCGTGGCGGCTAGACCAGTGGCAGGACCACTACCGCGACGAGACGCTGGACGTCGAACACGGCGTCGCTGTGGCTGCGTTCGATCTCGGCCTTGACCACATCTTCGACGAACTTGCCTCCGCTATTCAGTGCAGGAGATAAAACTATCACCACGTATTTCATCGATAGCAAACATGAATTGGCTTCGCCGGTGGTATTCCCCGCTGCGATTTGCAATCGGTATAGGCCTCATCTTGTCTGCCACCACGCTCTTCGTCCATATCCATATTGCACGGTTTGAACATGGCTACGGGCTCGCTCCGGGGATACTGTGGCTGTTCTGGATAGTTGCTGGGTCGTTCTTCCTCGGGACTATTTCGGCGTTCGCCTCAGCAAGGTATCGCGTTGTCTTACCCGTTCTTATCGCCGTTGGGATTTACGGATGGACACTCATCGTCTCGTGGTCCGCCATGATTGATTCAGCACAGTCCCCCGGCGCAGGTCTCACGCCAACTCTGTTCGAACTCCTGCTTCCTTTTTGGTTTCTCCCGCTGATTGTCGGCCTCATCGTCGGCGGAATTGAATACGGCACTCGACACCTGCTCAGTTCGCACCGATAGCGTTCAGTTCGCACTGTAGCGAACGGCTGGTTCACGTCGAAATCCATCTACTGGGATTTCAACTGAGCTCTGAGGACCCCATCGCGATCGATCTGCCCCCGTTGAACACGCCATGACACAGAGGTCAGTAACGATCACACCATGACAGACGACAACCTCGAGATCTCGGAAGAGGCTCCCACCGACGAGGCCGGCCACCCGATCCATCCGGATCCCGACAAGGACTACCGAATCTGTGCCGCGCAGAAGTCAGATCAGACGACGCCGACTGATCATGGCCGTGAACGCGACGACGTCTCCTACTGCACACTCGCTGCCGGCTGGGGTGTCAACGGCAAATCCGAGGGTCCGTGCAAGCACCACGCCGGTGGGATCGAGAATCGCGGTGAGAACAACCCGAACTACAAGCACGGCGCTTACTCGGAATTCGTCGACTTCGTGCAGCAGTCGCTGACCACCGACGAGCAGGCGGCGATGGACGCACTCGATCTCGAGGCGAGTGGCGATGAGTTCGCGGCAGACGTCGTCAAAGAGGTCTACCTCAAGTACCTCCGGACCGGTTACGATCGGTTCCTTCGCGAGGCCCGACAGTGGGCCTCGGAGTTCGGCGTGATCGAGAAGCCGGCCGAGAAACTCGAAGCGATCGTCGACGCCGACGTCGACCAGACGACTGCCCACGAACTCGGTGAGGACGAGAAGGAGATCGCCGAGGACTTCTGGTTCAGTTCGGACTCGACGTGGCAGGTCGGGCCCGTCTCGTCGGAACGGGCAACGCCAGCGGACGTCCTCGAGATGGGGTGGATCGACTGTGAGGGCATCGGCTGGCTCTCGTTCGAGATGCTGACCCGGAGTGACGGGAAACCGACCGGACTGGCGTACGTTCCTGCGATGACGATCCGACGCCGCACGGAGGCGGGGCCGGTCGAAGAGGTGAGGTGCGTGCTCCGAGCGGTGGATGACAGCGAGTAGGGGTCTCGAACCGGACTGTTGGTCCATTATTCAGTATCGTATTAGTGTGATATAAAAGAGGCAGCATGACGAAGGGTAAACGAGAGCAGCCACTGGCCGTCAGTGCACACACGGTTGCACGGTCGCCGTGCGGTCGGCGTGTAAACCGTTTCAATCGGTACTATAATTCGAATACCAGAATGGCCGGCCGTGTACCCGCACCGTTACTATATGAGATTGCCTCGACCGTACGGACGTTCGCGACCGCCTCAAACGACATCGGTATAGCGGTTCTCTACGCGTACTCGTGTTCGTGACCGCACGTTGAGCCCCTGCCGGGGGCGGTTCGGTCAGTAAGGTAGCAAGCACGGCAGGAAGGAATACCATCCGCGCTCTGTCGAGTCGGCTGACACCAGGAAAGCACCAGTATGATAATTACCCACGTGATAGGCCAAGAGGTTCCGAGAAATCCTACCGAAAGGACCGGTTCATAGCACTTTATAAATGAAATTTCACTACGGTACTCTGAATCGTTCGGCGCTCGAGCGGCGAAGTGTTCTCATTGCGGTGTCGAGTGGTAGCATTACACTTGTAGGGTGTACGGAGGGCGAATCGTCGGAATCTCCCGAAGCGGAGGAAGTAGCCGCCAAATCCGGATACGGGACAGCGTACGGACGCGGATACGGAACTGAGTAACCATGTCTGATCAAACGCCACGACTCGAACTGGGTACGTACGAACAGGGTGACGAATGGGACCACACCGACACGGTCGAAGCGGTCGACGAGCACGCGATCGTGCGCGGTCCGATCGCCGAGCGTCCATCCGAGGGCGAATACGACGACGAACTGTACCACGCGACCGACCAGGCGATCACCTGGCGCTGGGACGCCTCGAGCGAAGACTGGAACTATTTCAGCGGTCGAGGATGTTCCGATCAACCGGTGCCGGGAACGAGTCACTTCGAGGCAGCAAACATCGTCCATGCGCGTACCGAGGAGTCCCCCGTGTGGAACGTCGAGGCGCACGGGATCGAGGGAGACGGGACGACCGAAGTCGGCCACGCCGTCCACGATCTCCTGGAGACGGTCGACGAGGCCGGCGGTGGGATCGTGTACTTCCCGCCAGGGCGGTATCTGCTCGAGCGGACGCCGCTGGTGGGTGACGATACGATCCTCGTGGGTGCAGGCCGCTCGACCGTCTTCGAAGGGCCGCGACCCGCTGGTGACGAAGGACAGGCGCTCCTCTCCAACAGGGGCTACGATGCGACCGGATACAACGGTGCATCGAACTGGGGGGTCTGCAACGTCAGAATAGATGCGCCGGACGCGACCGGTATCATGCCCGCCCACGCAGAAAACGTCCGGTTGGAGAACATATACGGCGATCGCGTTTACTATCACCATCTCGATATCGTGTCGTCCAAAAACGTCGTCGTGGACGGGTACTGGGCAACTCGTGGCGGAGAGAGCGACTCGGACGCTCCAGTGCAGTTCGACAGTCAGAACTCGGGGACAGCCTGGAATGGCGTGTGGGATGGGGGTCGTGATGCTCTCGCGGAGGACGACGGTACTCCGTCCAGAAATTGCACCCTCAAAAACTTCGAGATCGATCCGGAGAACGGACCCGAGTACGGCGTCCATCTCCACCGGGGCAGAAACGCGTCGATCACGATCAAAGACGGATATATCACCGGATGTCAGTATACGGCTATCAGGTGCGATCCTGACGAGGTCGTCGAGGATCTGACTATCGACAGCGTCTCGTGTCTCGAAAACGCGAGAGGGATCACGGTAGGCCACCTCGAGAGCGGTCGCCGGGAGCTGACGATCAGCGACGTTACGATCCGAACCGACGAGGGGGGTCTGGCAGCCGGATCCGGCCTGTACGCGGCTGGATTCGACGGCGCTGAAATCTCGAACGTCAGCGTCGACGGGGCGTTTACAAACGCGATTATCTTCGACGACATGACCGATCTGAAGATGAGTAATGTAACGGCGGCGGGCGCGAAAGATCAGGGGTTCCGATTCCGCGAAAACGTCGATGTAACGCTCACGACTGCTCGCGCAGCGGATTGTGGCAGTGCAGGCATCTACTCGGGGCCAGGCAGTAGTGTTGCCTACGGCGGTGTCACGTTCGACGATGTCGGGAGTCGGGTAACAGTCGACGGTGAGATCCGAGAGTGGGTCACGTCGTCGGCGTCGTCGTGATTCCGAGGTGAACCGCCGTTCCTCGGCCTATCTACGCTGATTTGTTCGGTGCCGTCTACCTGCCTGCCGTCTCGGTGGCGCCGAGTACCACACCCATCGGACTCGAGGGATGGCTGGTGGTGTTCGGGATGAGCCTGATTCCGCTCGGTGTCGGACAGGTGGAGCGCGAGTTCCGGCGGCGGTTCGGGACGCTCACACTCGGGACGACGCTCGAAACATGCGTTTCGACTAACGATACCCGGCTTTCGATCGTTCTGTCTCGGGGAAACCGCTGACACGACTCGGATAGGACCGACGCAGATCCCCTGACCAACTGGCTGTCTCTACCGCTTTCAGGCGCCGATCTTTCACCTCCTCCGTTCGGACCATGAAGGATATAAGTTAGACGCGGCTAAATCAACGTGTGACCGATATCGTCGATGACCGAATTCTCTCCCTCGACGCGATCACAGTATGACCGGCTGGATTGAGATTCTTATCCTCTCGTTCGTCCTCCAGCTTTCAGTGCTACCCGGCGAGAAGGTACAGATCATCATTGCGGGTCTTGCAACCCGATATAACCCCTGGATCGTGGTCGCTGCCGCGGGAAGTGCCTTCGCCGGGTGGACGGCTCTAGAGATCCTCTTCGGTGCGGCGCTCAAGGGCGCGCTCGCTCCCGTCTACCTCGACACAATCACGGCAGCGTTGTTCCTGCTCTTTACAGTTCTTCTCATCAGATCGGCGCCCGAGACGGACGAGTTGGCTGCCACGACCGACGGTGGAACGGCGGAAACCAGGGAAACCGACGGTGGCGTGGCGGAAGACAGAGCGATCGATATCTCGTTCCTCGGGTACGATATCCCTTCATACCTTCGAGGATTCGTTCCTATCTTCGCTCTGATGGCTGCAGGAGAGTTCGGTGATAAAACCCAACTCGTCACCATCGGTCTCGCGGCGCAGTATGGGGCACACCCCGCAATCTGGGCAGGTGAGATGCTCGCGATACTCCCGGTGAGTACCGCGAACGCCCTCTTCTTCCACCGGTTTTCCCACCGGTTCGACGCGAGGCGGGCCCACTTCGCGGGCGCAGCCCTTTTCCTCTTCTTTGGACTTGACACGGGACTCCAGATTGTATCGGGGTTCTCGATCTGGGAA
The nucleotide sequence above comes from Halosolutus halophilus. Encoded proteins:
- a CDS encoding glycoside hydrolase family 55 protein, which codes for MSDQTPRLELGTYEQGDEWDHTDTVEAVDEHAIVRGPIAERPSEGEYDDELYHATDQAITWRWDASSEDWNYFSGRGCSDQPVPGTSHFEAANIVHARTEESPVWNVEAHGIEGDGTTEVGHAVHDLLETVDEAGGGIVYFPPGRYLLERTPLVGDDTILVGAGRSTVFEGPRPAGDEGQALLSNRGYDATGYNGASNWGVCNVRIDAPDATGIMPAHAENVRLENIYGDRVYYHHLDIVSSKNVVVDGYWATRGGESDSDAPVQFDSQNSGTAWNGVWDGGRDALAEDDGTPSRNCTLKNFEIDPENGPEYGVHLHRGRNASITIKDGYITGCQYTAIRCDPDEVVEDLTIDSVSCLENARGITVGHLESGRRELTISDVTIRTDEGGLAAGSGLYAAGFDGAEISNVSVDGAFTNAIIFDDMTDLKMSNVTAAGAKDQGFRFRENVDVTLTTARAADCGSAGIYSGPGSSVAYGGVTFDDVGSRVTVDGEIREWVTSSASS
- a CDS encoding TMEM165/GDT1 family protein; translation: MTGWIEILILSFVLQLSVLPGEKVQIIIAGLATRYNPWIVVAAAGSAFAGWTALEILFGAALKGALAPVYLDTITAALFLLFTVLLIRSAPETDELAATTDGGTAETRETDGGVAEDRAIDISFLGYDIPSYLRGFVPIFALMAAGEFGDKTQLVTIGLAAQYGAHPAIWAGEMLAILPVSTANALFFHRFSHRFDARRAHFAGAALFLFFGLDTGLQIVSGFSIWEEIVETIASMVLALV